Sequence from the Alphaproteobacteria bacterium genome:
GGCATCGATGACGCGGGCGAAGGCGGCATGCAGGCCCTCGTCGCTGGCGCCTTTGTAGTAAAAGGGCGGCAGCATCAGGATATTTCGAAAGCCGTGGTCGATGGCGGCCCGGCTCAGCGCGATGGTGTCGGGAAGGGCGCAGCAGCCGGTGCCGATGAGCAGCTTGCCGGCCGGCAGCCCGGCCTTGGCCACGGCCTCGATCAGGGCCAGGCGTTCGTCCAGGCTGAAGGAATTGGCTTCCCCCGTGGTGCCCAGCACGGCCAGGCCGTCGCAGCCATTGGCCAGCAGCCAGCGGTAGTGGTCGAGGGTTGCCGTGATGTCGACGTTGAGCTCGCTGTCGAGGCGGGTGAGGGCGGCGGCAAAGACGCCGCGGGGCAGATCGGTATTCATCGCGGTACTCCCATCAGATCCGCCGGGGGGCGCTGCGTTTCATTCCGGCCAGATTACCACGTGATCCTCGAGGGCGCCCGCCCGGCGTTCCGAGATCACGCGGCCACGCACCGAAATGCCGGCCCGGTGCACGCTTTCGCCATCGCCCGCGACCAGCGGGTGCCAGTCGGGCAGCGGGCGGCCCTCGGACATCAGGCGGTAGGCGCAACTCGACGGCAACCAGCCCAGGTTCTCGACCAGGCCCGGCTCCAGGCTGACGCAGTCCGCCACCAGGCGCCGGCGCTCGGCATAATTCGTGCAGCGGCAGCTTTGCAAATCCAGCAGTCGGCAGGCCACCTCGGTGTAGGCGATCTCGCCGCTCTCGATGTCCTCGAGCTTGTTGAGGCAGCATTTGGCGCAGCCGTCGCAGAGCGCTTCCCATTCCTCGCCGCTCATTTCGTCGAGGCGCTTTTGGCGCCAGAAGGGCCGCTCGCTCACGTGCCCTCGTGACGGCGCATGAAGCGCGCGATGCGGGGCGCGATGTGGCGCCGCCAGCGGCGCCCGTTGAAGACGCCGTAGTGGCCCACGCCGGGCTCTTCGTGGTGGCGCCGCTGGCGCTTCGTGAGGCCGGTACAGAGCTTGTGCGCCGCCCGCGTCTGACCCAGGCCGGAGATGTCGTCTCGCTCGCCCTCGACAGTCATCAAGGCGGTGGCGCTGATGGCGGCGGGCTCGATCGGCTGGCCCCGCCAGGTCATGGTGCCGCGCGCCAGCGCCTGGTCCTGAAACACCGTCTTGACGGTCTGGAGGTAATATTCCGCCGGCAGGTCCATGACGGCGAGGTATTCGTCGTAGAAGCGCCGATGCGCCTCGGCGCCGTCGCCGTCGCCTTCGATGAGGTGGTGGAAAAGTCGCATGTGGGCGCCCAGGTGGCGCTCCAGATTCATGGTCATGAAGCCGCTGAGCTGCAGAAAGCCGGGATAGACGCGGCGCCCGAAGCCGGGGTAGATCAGCGGCACCCGGGTGATGACGTGACGTTCGAACCAGGCCAGCGAGCGCCTCTGGGCCAGCTTGTTGACCTCGGTCGGGCTCTCGCGGGTATCGATGGGGCCGCCCATCAGGGTCAGTGTGCGCGGCGCCGCCTGGTCGCCGGCCGCCGCCAGCAGCGCCGTCGCCGCCAGCACCGGCACCGAGGGCTGGCAGACGGCGATGACGTGCGTAGGCGGACCCAGGAGCCGCAAAAAGTCGATCACCGTGTCGATGTAGTCGTCGAGGTCGAAGCGGCCGGCCGCCGGCGCCACGTCGCGGGCGTCGCGCCAGTCGGTGATGTGGACGTCGTGGTCGGGCAACAGCGCCGCCACGGTATCGCGCAGCAGCGTCGCGAAATGGCCCGACATGGGCGCCACGATAAGCACCCGCGGGTCTTGGCCCTGCGGGTCTTGGCCCTGTGGGTCTTGGCCCTTGCCTTCGCGGCAAAAGCGCAAGAGGCGGCAAAAGGTGGTCTCGGCGACCACGCTCTCGCGCACTGCCAAGCGCTCGCCCTCGGAGAACGTCTCGCTCAGCCCGAAGTCCGGTTTGCTGCGCCTGCGCGTGGTGCGGTCGAAGACCTCGCAGGCCGCCGCCAGGGTCCGGCCGCTCCGGGTATAAGCCAGCGGGTTGAAGGGGTTCAGAAAGAATTGCTGGCTGGCCTGGGCGGCAAAGCGTAGCGGCTCGAGGGCCGCGTGGTGAAGCTCATGGGCGTGGTAAAGCATACAAAATCCCCTTCTCGATCAAACCAAGCGCCGTCTGCGGACGCCGTCATGCTAGCACTATATTTTGTGTCCGAGGAAGGTATGCGACACAAATTAGTGATTGTTCCGCAGGCGAAATGATAATGTTAGAGTGCCTGGCGCAGTCTCTCGGCCAGGCGCTTGGGCGGCGTGGCGCTGGGGAAATGAGCCAGATAGCGGCCCTTGCGATCCATCAGGTAGACGATGGCGGTGTGGTCCATGCTGTAGTCGTCAGCGTCGGCCTCGGCGCCGTTGTTTTGTACTTTGACGTAGTAGATGCGATAGGACCGGGCGGCGGCGGCGACCTCGTCTGGGCTGCCGCTGAGCGCCCGTAGCGCCGGGTGGAAGTTGGCCGCATAGTCCTTCATCTGGGCCACCGTATCGCGGGCCGGATCGACGCTGATGAAGATCGGCACGATTTCCGCCGCCGCCGGCCCCAGCGCCTCGAGCGCCGTGGTGATGGTCTGCAGTTCGGTGGGGCAGACATCGGGGCAATAGGTGTAGCCGAAATAGACCAGCATCAGCTTGCCCCGGAAGTCGGCCTCGCGCACCCGGGCGCCGAACTGATCGGTCAGGCTGAAGGGGCCGCCGATGACGGTGTTTTGGCGTTCGCCAAACGACGGCAGCGGTTGGTCGAAAAACAGCCAACGTCCCGCCGCCCCCAGGCCGACGCCGAGGAGCACGGCCAGCACGATGCTGACAAGGCGCCGAAGCGACGGTCGTCTTGGGCTTGGGCCAGGGGTTGGGACGGACATTGTTGGCTCCATTCTTACCCTGCCGGGCGGCGCCGGAGCAAACGGCCAAGATTGACGCCCGGCCGGCTTCTACCCATGCTGGCGCCATGGCGGACATCGAGCCACGGTTCGACTTTGCCGCCCTGGCCGGCGGGCCCGAGCCCATGGTGTTGCTGCTGCTGGTGCTGCTGGCCGATGCCGTGCTCGGCAATCCGGCCATTCTGCGGCGCTGGCTGCCGCATCCGGCGCTGCTGCTGGCGGTCACGGCGAGCGGCCTCGAGCGCCGCCTCAACCGCGGTGGCCGCAGCCCCGTCAAACGCCTGGTGCGCGGCGTCCTGGCCCTCGTTTTGGTGCTGGCGCTGGCGCTCGGGGCGAGCTGGCTGGTGCTTCTCGCCAGCGCCGTGCTGCCCTTTGGCTGGCTCATCGAGTTCCTCTTCCTGGCTTCGCTGATTGCCCAGCGCGGACCGCTGGACGAAGCCCGGCTGCTGCTGCGGGCGCTCGAAGGCGGCGGTCTCGAGGCGGGGCGGCAGGCGGCGGCCGAGATCGCCGGCCCGGCGGCGCAGAACATGGACCAGCCGGCCCTGGTTCGGGCCGCCGTCAGCCACCTGGCCGAGCGCCTGCTCGACGGCCTGGTGGCGGCGCTGTTTTGGCTCATCCTGCTCGGCCTGCCGGGACTGGCCGCCTACCAGGCCATCAACATCGCCGGCCGGCTCTGGGATGACCGCAATCCCGAACGCCGCGATTTCGGCCTGGCGGCCAGCCGCCTCGACGACGTGGTGGGCTATCTGCCGGGCCGCCTGGCCGGCCTGCTGGTGGTGCTGGCCGCGGTCTTCGTGCCCTCGACCAGCCCCGGCGCGGCGCTGCGGGTGATGGGCCGCGATGCGCTGCGCCACCGCTCGCTCAGCCTGGCCTGGGTGGTGGCGGCCATGGCCGGCGCGCTGGGGCTGGCGCTGACCGAAGCCCGGGTTGCCCGCGGCCCCCAGGGCCGCGCGGCCCCCGCCGCCGAGCGCCAGGGCGCGGCGCCGAGCATTTGGCTGGGCCAACGCGAGGGCCGTGCCCTGGCCGGCACGGCCGACATCATGCGGGCGATTTACCTCTACGCCGTGGCGGCCCTGATCAGCTTCGCCCTCGTCACCATGGTGGCCATGGTGCAGCTCTCGCTCTAGCCGCCGGCCGCCTTGGCCAGGGCGGCCCGCAGGGCTGCCGCATCGCGCTTCGAGACGGCGCGCTTGAGAATGATGTCCTGGGGCGTCACGGCCTTGCCGTAGTAGGCCTTGTTGGCGTCGGCGTCGGGCTGGATCACGGCGCCCTCGACGGAGGCGCCGGCGAAAAGGCCCTTGTTGCGCGAGTAGGAATAAACGTCGTCGCGCAGGTTGGTGGTGGTCGCCGTCTCGCGGCCCACGCCCTGGGGCCCGGCGGCGGCGCTCAACTCGGCGCCCAGCTTGACCCGGTTGTGCAGCACCGCATCGAGGGCGCGCTCGGTCATCATCAGCAGTACCACCTCGGAGGACTGGGCGCCGATCTGCAGGCCGATGCTGCCGGCACCCAGGTTGAAGAAGGCCGGTGCCGACCAGCCCCGCTGGCCGCGGGCGAGCAGCACGCCGGAGCCGCCGGCGCCGCCCAGGATGAACCCGGCCTTGAGCATTTGCGGCACTACCAGCACAGCCTTTGCCCGCTTGAGCAAGGCCCGCATGGGCGCCATCTTGGCATCACCGGCAAAACTTTCGACGGTGATGCGGGCGCGGTCGACCAGGGCCTGTTGGTCGTCGGCCAGGGCCGCCGGCGCGGCCAGCCCCATGGTCAGCACGATGAGCGCGGCCAGGGCTGAGCGGCTGCCGATTGATCTGGTCATGGTTTTGCTTCCTCTCCCTTGCAGGATTGAACGTCGGCCCAGCTTAGCAGACCTTTAACCCGCATTTCTCACCGGGTCACGGCCTGCGTCGCTCCCAGGTGATGTGATCCGCTAGGAAAAGACCGAAGCGCGTAGTGGTACTACGCGCTTCGGTCTTTGACAACGCGGGCGCGCGCACAGGGACACTGCGGAGCGACCCTGCGGGCGCCGCTGTCGCACCGACAGGGTGTGTCACGCTGCTTGCCCGATGTCCCACATCGCGCGGCGCAGCGTTCCTACCCTTTCGGCGCGACAGCGACGCGCAGGCCATGACCCGGTGAGAAATGCGGGTTAAGCCCGTTGCCGCGAACGAAATAGTCAACCCGCCCGGCTGTTGCTGAAGGCCAGCCGCCAGTCGCCGCCCAGGCCCTCGCCCGGCATGTGGTCGAGGCGGGTGGTACCCAGGTTCTCGACGGCGATCGAGAGCGCCCTGTCGGGCTCCATGTTCATGGCGTAGGCGATGGCGGCGCGGATGGTGCCGCCGTGGATGACGGCGACGATGCTGCGCCCGCGAAAGCGCTCGGTGTGGCGCTCCAGCGCCAGGCCCACGCGCTCGATGACGTCGAGGAAGCTCTCGCCGCCGGGCGGCCGGTGGCCGGCCGGGGCCAGCCAGTAGCGGTGCCACTGGCCGGCGGCGGCGATCTTGGCCAGATCCATGGCCAGGTCGTCGTAGCGCTTCATCTCCCATTCGCCGTAGCGCTGTTCGGCCAGGTCGGGCTCGATCAGGCGCTGGTCCTGGTTGACCCCGGCGGCGGCGATGGCGTCGGCGGTCTGCTGGGTGCGTTTGAGGCCGCTGGTCAGCCACACGGCTGCGTCGGGCAACCAGCCGGGAAAGGCCGCGAACATGGTCTCGTCGGAGACGTCGGCGGCCACGTCGGAGCCGCCGTAGAAAAGATCCTGGGCCCCCACCACCGGGGCATGCCGGATCAGCCACCACCGTGTACGTTCATTCATCCGTTGTTACCTCGAGTCCTGTCGATCTCATTCGCCGATCTGGTGCAACAGCCCGTGTTTGCGGGCCGAGCGGAAGAAGCCCAAGAAGATGCTCACGCCGAGGCCGAGATAGATGACGTTGAGGCCGATGGCCTTGAGCATCAGCTCGGGCAGGAAGCGGCCCTCGACCAGGATCGCCCGCATGCCCTCGAAGACATGGCTGGCCGGCAGCAGCGCCGACACGGTCTGCAGCCATTCGGGCAGCACCGCCACCGGGTAATAGATGGCGCAAACTGGCGCTATGGCGAAGATCAGGGCCCAGGCCAGGCTCTCGGCGCCCAAGCCCCAGCGCAGCACGATGCCCGAGACCGCCAGACCGAAAGCCCAGCCCATGACAACCAGATTGAGGAAAAAGCCGACCAGTGCGAAGCCCAGCGAATAGACCGAGAAGCCGAAAAAGGCGATGGCCAGCAAGGTGGCGGGAAGGGCGCCGATGACGGTGCGGCAGAAGCTGGTGGCAAAGAGCGCCACCATCAGCTCGCTGGGCCTCAGCGGACTGACGAAGAGGTGGCCCAGGTTGCGCGACCACATCTCCTCGAAGAACGACAATGAGACGCCCAACTGGCTGCGAAAGAGAATGTCCCAGAGCAGCACGGCGCTGATCAGCACGCCCAGGGCCTGGGCCACGTAGTTCGAGCTCTGGGCCAGGAACTGGGTGAGGAAACCCCACAGGATCATCTGTACCGTGGGCCAGTAGGCCAGTTCCAAAAGCCGGGGCCAGGAGCTGCGGATGAGGTAGGTGTAGCGCAGCACCATGGCAAAAACGCGCTGGGCCGAGAAAATATCGGCCGGAGCCCGCGGCCCGGTGCCCACCTGGTCCCTCATGCCTCCACCTCAAGCGCCGCGCCACGGCCGCGGGCGACGTCGAGAAACACTTCCTCGAGGGTGGGCCGGCCGTAGCGTCCCAGCAGCTCGGCCGGCGGGCCGCGGTCGACCAGGCGGCCGGCCCGCAGCATCAGCACGTCGTCGCACAGCCGCTCGACCTCGTTCATGTTGTGCGACGCCAGCAGCACGGAGGCACCGCTCCGGTGCTGGTAGTCGGCCAGGGTGCCGCGCACCCAGTCGCCGACGTCGGGATCGAGCGACACCGTGGGCTCGTCGAGCAACAACAGCTCGGGCTCGTTGATCAGGGCCTTGGCCAGGGCCACCCGGGTGCGCTGGCCGGCCGAGAGCGTGCCGAAGGGGCGGTCGACGAAGGCGCCCAGGTCGAACATCTCGGTCATTTCGCCGAGCCGGCGGTCGATGGCCCGGAGACCATAGAGGTGGGCATAGATGCGCAGGTTCTGGCGCACTGTAAGGCGGTGCGGCAGGTCGACGTAGGGCGAGGAGAAGTTGAGCCGCGGCAGCACCCGGTGGCGCCGGCGCAGCATGTTCTCGCCCAGCACCTCGACGCGGCCGGAGCTGGGCAACAGCAGCCCCAGCAAGATGGCGATGGTGGTGGTCTTGCCGGCGCCGTTGCCGCCCAGCAGCGCCGTGGTCTGGCCGCGGGCGATTTGGAAGTCGAGGCCGTCGACGGCGACCACGTCTCCGTAGTGCTTACAGAGGCCTTCGACAATGATGGCGGGCTCGGGCATGGCGCCAATATGGGGCCAAAGCGGCGCTGCCGCCAGGGTGAGAAATGCGAGCTGGTTGCCCTATGTGTGCTATGTTGGCGCCCCAGGGACCGGGCGGCGGCCAACCGCCACTGATGGCAAGACATGTTGAGTTCGGCGATCGATCTTTCCGACAAGAGCGGCGCGGCGCCGCTGGTGCAGCCGCTGGGCACCGGCCGGGTACGCCTTTATACCCTGGTGATGG
This genomic interval carries:
- a CDS encoding cobalamin biosynthesis protein produces the protein MADIEPRFDFAALAGGPEPMVLLLLVLLADAVLGNPAILRRWLPHPALLLAVTASGLERRLNRGGRSPVKRLVRGVLALVLVLALALGASWLVLLASAVLPFGWLIEFLFLASLIAQRGPLDEARLLLRALEGGGLEAGRQAAAEIAGPAAQNMDQPALVRAAVSHLAERLLDGLVAALFWLILLGLPGLAAYQAINIAGRLWDDRNPERRDFGLAASRLDDVVGYLPGRLAGLLVVLAAVFVPSTSPGAALRVMGRDALRHRSLSLAWVVAAMAGALGLALTEARVARGPQGRAAPAAERQGAAPSIWLGQREGRALAGTADIMRAIYLYAVAALISFALVTMVAMVQLSL
- a CDS encoding histidine phosphatase family protein, whose product is MNERTRWWLIRHAPVVGAQDLFYGGSDVAADVSDETMFAAFPGWLPDAAVWLTSGLKRTQQTADAIAAAGVNQDQRLIEPDLAEQRYGEWEMKRYDDLAMDLAKIAAAGQWHRYWLAPAGHRPPGGESFLDVIERVGLALERHTERFRGRSIVAVIHGGTIRAAIAYAMNMEPDRALSIAVENLGTTRLDHMPGEGLGGDWRLAFSNSRAG
- a CDS encoding lipid-binding SYLF domain-containing protein, with amino-acid sequence MTRSIGSRSALAALIVLTMGLAAPAALADDQQALVDRARITVESFAGDAKMAPMRALLKRAKAVLVVPQMLKAGFILGGAGGSGVLLARGQRGWSAPAFFNLGAGSIGLQIGAQSSEVVLLMMTERALDAVLHNRVKLGAELSAAAGPQGVGRETATTTNLRDDVYSYSRNKGLFAGASVEGAVIQPDADANKAYYGKAVTPQDIILKRAVSKRDAAALRAALAKAAGG
- a CDS encoding ABC transporter permease, with amino-acid sequence MRDQVGTGPRAPADIFSAQRVFAMVLRYTYLIRSSWPRLLELAYWPTVQMILWGFLTQFLAQSSNYVAQALGVLISAVLLWDILFRSQLGVSLSFFEEMWSRNLGHLFVSPLRPSELMVALFATSFCRTVIGALPATLLAIAFFGFSVYSLGFALVGFFLNLVVMGWAFGLAVSGIVLRWGLGAESLAWALIFAIAPVCAIYYPVAVLPEWLQTVSALLPASHVFEGMRAILVEGRFLPELMLKAIGLNVIYLGLGVSIFLGFFRSARKHGLLHQIGE
- a CDS encoding ABC transporter ATP-binding protein, coding for MPEPAIIVEGLCKHYGDVVAVDGLDFQIARGQTTALLGGNGAGKTTTIAILLGLLLPSSGRVEVLGENMLRRRHRVLPRLNFSSPYVDLPHRLTVRQNLRIYAHLYGLRAIDRRLGEMTEMFDLGAFVDRPFGTLSAGQRTRVALAKALINEPELLLLDEPTVSLDPDVGDWVRGTLADYQHRSGASVLLASHNMNEVERLCDDVLMLRAGRLVDRGPPAELLGRYGRPTLEEVFLDVARGRGAALEVEA
- a CDS encoding SCO family protein — protein: MLAVLLGVGLGAAGRWLFFDQPLPSFGERQNTVIGGPFSLTDQFGARVREADFRGKLMLVYFGYTYCPDVCPTELQTITTALEALGPAAAEIVPIFISVDPARDTVAQMKDYAANFHPALRALSGSPDEVAAAARSYRIYYVKVQNNGAEADADDYSMDHTAIVYLMDRKGRYLAHFPSATPPKRLAERLRQAL
- the phaZ gene encoding polyhydroxyalkanoate depolymerase codes for the protein MLYHAHELHHAALEPLRFAAQASQQFFLNPFNPLAYTRSGRTLAAACEVFDRTTRRRSKPDFGLSETFSEGERLAVRESVVAETTFCRLLRFCREGKGQDPQGQDPQGQDPRVLIVAPMSGHFATLLRDTVAALLPDHDVHITDWRDARDVAPAAGRFDLDDYIDTVIDFLRLLGPPTHVIAVCQPSVPVLAATALLAAAGDQAAPRTLTLMGGPIDTRESPTEVNKLAQRRSLAWFERHVITRVPLIYPGFGRRVYPGFLQLSGFMTMNLERHLGAHMRLFHHLIEGDGDGAEAHRRFYDEYLAVMDLPAEYYLQTVKTVFQDQALARGTMTWRGQPIEPAAISATALMTVEGERDDISGLGQTRAAHKLCTGLTKRQRRHHEEPGVGHYGVFNGRRWRRHIAPRIARFMRRHEGT
- a CDS encoding YcgN family cysteine cluster protein; the protein is MSERPFWRQKRLDEMSGEEWEALCDGCAKCCLNKLEDIESGEIAYTEVACRLLDLQSCRCTNYAERRRLVADCVSLEPGLVENLGWLPSSCAYRLMSEGRPLPDWHPLVAGDGESVHRAGISVRGRVISERRAGALEDHVVIWPE